Part of the Vicugna pacos chromosome 3, VicPac4, whole genome shotgun sequence genome is shown below.
AAGGGAAACAGCACTGGCCGCCTCTCAGCCCAGCTTCTCTCCCCAGCGCCGCTCCCCATCCCTCTTGCTCCCCTCAGTTTGCTCACCGGCCTGGAGACGCCGGGTTACAGATAATCTCTGTGTTGCAGTCGTCCGGAGCTCCGAACAGCTTTATTTCTGGCTTGGGGGTCAGGCAGGGTTTCTTGCTTTCCAGAGGAGGAAGCGGTGGAATGGCTCAATGTTAGCGAGTCTGAGCTGGGGAAAGTGCGCTGCGGCTGCGCGAGGAGGCCAGCACCGAGCTCTCCACTTTGGCCAACAGCGGCGCCCAGAGTCCGCACTAGGAAACTGCAGCCCCTGCTGCTTCAGTTTAACCAGCTACAATAATTGTAACTGTTTAACTGAACAGGCCATGCTTCTATGTTTATACATTTAATATCTTAAATTAGAAATACTTCTTTAAGGTATCTTTCTCTTGTTTTCAAGTTGTTAGAAATATCATGTTGGGTTTGTATATAAACCTACAGATACTGGTCACCTCACCATTTTACAAACATACATTGAGCTTTTGCCTCCTGCTAAGTCCTGGCCTTTTCACTGGCCATATAGCAATAAGGCACAGGTCTTGCCCTCAAGAGAGTTTACTGTCTACTAACTTCACAAATCACTTCTGTTTATTAGCTATGATATATGAACAATTAGAAATATTTCACTGATTCCTATGTTTACCCCCAACGTTTCCACATAATTAATGCTGTTTCCTATCACATATATTAGAGAACATTAATGTTGTTGAAAATTATTTCGTAAAGTTGTGTAACTTTGTACCAATCCTCAAACATCTCCTCCTGATAATCTGAACACTCTTTACAAAAATAGTTTTTACTCTTCTGAGTACCTCAAGAAGTATTCATTCCAAAAAACTGTCCCTATGATGTAGCCAGGAGATTACTTACTGTACCCCCTACTCCATATCTGAAAATTAACTGACTTATGTCATACCCAATATCATACGTCAGTTCATTCTTAAAATTTATTAGGGAAATATTTATCTATTCTCCAATACAAAGTCAGAAAGGGATATTCCAGTAGAATTATTTACTTCCTTATCTACGTACCTATGTTATACTGAACTAAGCAGTGACTTCAGAATTGGAGGAACTGAGCTTATCGTAAGTTTATTTATCTACATAAATTTACTGAATATAGTGACATTTCTGCTAATTTTGTTCCATTTGTttaaaactttctgttttttataaTTAGTGAATGTTTTGAGcaagagtaagggttttttcattcaggataaattttttagtttttaaatttgcaAAGTGTCAATAATATAGTCATCCCTTCAAATGAATGTGCACCCAAACATTACAGAAGTTATGAAGTTAACTCCTATCCATTATATACGCAAAATAGAAGGGAACACAGCACAATCCCTGGGATATGGCGTTTTATTATTAGCAAATGATTTATTGTGTTTTCCACTTTCATCTGATGACAACTCAGGGGTTAGCTTTATTTAAATGCTATAACAAGGAATACAGAAAACATGAAATCCAGGCGGGattgttttaaattgaatttatCAGCTTGCTTAGAATTTGTGCACATGTAACTTCTGTTTATAAAACCAACATTCTCAAACTCTTACCATGAGAACACAGCTCATTTCACATGGCTGTATAATCAAAACAGCTAATCGGAATTCTAATGAAACATATTCATCTGCATTTTGCAAAAATCACCGTGAACAATTTAAAATGGCACTTTATTTCAAATTTGAATTGGGGTGGGGAATGGCCATTTTAGGCCTTAGATTCCATGTCTCCACTGGTATGAGCTCTGGGTGATCACTGACACACAAACAACATTTAGGGCCCAGTCTTACCTACCACTAGGATCTACCCTTTAAAAATGTTCATGTTTTGAAATGTAAGAAGTATTAAAGCTTTGGCGGGTACCAATCCAGACAGAGGGCTCAGAAAAGAGGTTTAAAGTAAAGAAATCTTCAAAAGCCTAGTTTTACATGCAAtcctaaaaatctttaaaatgctgACGTATTTTACTTTTACtaaattaatacaaaattttaGAAGCCTCAATTTTTGTAAgttgtaatttatatatatatatatgtacacacaaacatatgtttatatatattttctatacacacatgtatatattcctatatataaaacaaacttactgtATGTGGTTGGGCAAATATTTCTTAAGAGAATAAGTGATAAGTGATAATTAGAGTAAAATATGGAAGGCTTTAAGAGGTTAACAGCTCATATTTAAAGGATCTTGTCTAAGCCTTTGGAAAGCAGATGAAACAAACTATGACAATTAGAGCTCAATTTTATAGTATcagtaaaataaacccaaaactTTGTGGtaaaccttaaaaattattttaaactttttcacaACATGTGTtacaaaacacaaattaaaatttataagaaACATAATTCCTCtaagaaataaatgcaaacaaagaACTGAACTCACCTTAACAGAAGCAGCTTCATCCCTACTTTCATGAAAATGTAGGGAAGTTAACAAGGAATCATTTTTCTCACAGCTCTCTTGGCTGATGAGTGTGTCCGCGTAGTTGGGCTGCGGGAAGATCACATGACTCCGCGAATCAGAGGTAAGGGAGACCTCATGGGAATAGGTCTTCAGGAAAGCCTGTACTCCCTCCACACCCACAAAGCCTGAGGCTGGGAGGCCTGCTAACTCACTGCTTGAAGCTTGAAGCAGACTTGACTTGTGCCACCGCCACAGTCTGAGAGCCAGCAGTACAATAACAAAGGCAAGAAAGATGCAGGAAACTAcagccactgccaccaccagGTACAGGGTGAGGTCTGCATCATCAGAGTTGGCTGGGGTCCTGATGCTACCCAGGTCAGCAAGGACATCTGGGATGCTGTCAGCCACAGCTATGGTGAGCAAGACAGTGGCTGAGAGAGGGGGCTGCCCATGGTCCTGCACTGCCACCACCAGGCTCTGCTTGAGCGCATCTCTGTCCAGCAGGGCCCGCGCTGTGCGCACCTCGCCCGTGTGCAGCCCCACCGCGAAGAGCCCTGGCTCGCTGGCCTTGAGCAGGCGGTAGGACAGCCAGGCGTTCTGGCCTGAGTCTCTGTCCACTGCCACCACCTTGGTCACCAGGTAGCCTGGTTCGGCAGAGCGGGGTGCCAACTCCACACCTGTGGAGCCATCAGTGGGAAGCACAGGGTACAGGATATCTGGTGCATTGTCATTCTGGTCCAATATGAACAGGCTCAGTGACACATTGCTGCTAAGTGGAGGGTCCCCACTGTCACTGGCTGTCACCAGTAGCTGCAAGTCTCGGATCTGTTCATAGTCAAAGGAGCGAAGTGCATACAGGACACCAGTGTCAGAGTTGATGGAGACATAAGAAGAGAGAGGTGCCCCCATGATGGTGTCTTTGGTCAGAGAGTAAGTGACCTGGGCGTTGTTGCCATTGTCAGGGTCATGGGCAGTCACAGAGAAGATGGAGGCACCTCTGGGGTTGTTCTCTGGGATATAGGCTGAGTAGGAGGCATGAGGGAAAGTGGGTGGATTGTCGTTGATGTCTGCCACATGCAGGGCAATATGAGTTTCAGTAGACAGAGGTGGGGTTCCTAGATCTGAGGCCATCACTGTGATATTGTACATAGAGACCTTTTCTCGGTCCAAATATTTGCATGTCACCAATCTATAATAATTATCTATTGATTTTTCTAATTGAAAAGGCAAATGATCAGGTGTGTAACAGACAACTTGACCATTCTTCCCAGAGTCTCGGTCATGCACACTCAAGAAGGCAATTATTGTTCCAGGAAGAGTATTCTCCAAGACAGGGCTAAACAAAGATGTAATGGTCACTTCAGGTCTATTGTCATTGACATCTTCCACTGAAATGAGTACCTTGGTCCGCCCCAGAAGTGCCCCCACATCTTCAGCCTGTATTTCCATTTCATAAAATGCACATTCTTCATAATCTAAACTCTTTGCTGTTGATATTTCACCAGTATCTTCATTAAGCTGGAATAATGGAGATTGTTTTTCACTAATTTTCCAGAATTTATAAGCCACTTCTCCATTGGTTCCCTCATCTGGGTCGCTAGCACTTACAGTAAGCAGCAGGGTGCCCGGTGGCACGTTCTCTGGGACTTTGACTCGGTAGATCGGCTGAGCAAAAACCGGGGCATTGTCGTTTGTATCCAGCACTGTCACTTGGATGTGCACTGTGCCGGAGCGAGGCGGTTTGCCGCCGTCAGAGGCGATGAGGACCAGGTGGTGAGCAGCCTCCTCCTCGCGGTCCAGGGCGCGCTCCAGCACCAGCTCTGGGTTCATAGTTCCGTCGTCTCCAGTTTGCACGTCCAGGGAGAAGTGGTGATTGGAGCTGAGCTGGTAGTTCTGTAGGGAATTCAAGCCCACATCTGGGTCAACAGCCTCTGGAAGTGGATAACGTGTTCCAGGAGCAGAGATTTCGTTAACTTTTACTTCCAGATTTTCAACCTGGAATTTCGGGCTATTATCGTTGATATCAGTGATTTCTATTTCTATCCCCCAAAGTGTCCCTTTATCCTCAACCAGGATGTTAATATTTACAAGACACGGTGCACTCTGAGCGCAGAGCTCCTCCCGGTCTATCCTGCCCGCGGTGACCAAGCTGCCGCTTCGCGCATTCAAAGCAAAGAGCTGCGTCCTACCTCTGGAGACGATGCGGACTCCGTGCTTCGTCAACTCTTGTGACTCCAGCCCCAGGTCCTTAGAGATATCACCTACGAAGGATCCTTTGTCGCTCTCTTCCGGCACAGAGTAGTGGATCTgtcctctccccatctcccccagaTTGCCCAGGAGCGCGCACAGCAGCACCAGCCCGCTGCATCCTCGGTAATTCTTTCCAGCGGCCATTGTTGTTTCGCTAAGGAATCCACTCAGAATCTTCACTGGGCATATGTGTCTCGTTTACCTTGTTGCTGCTGCTATGAAGATCGTCTTACGGAGAGCTGGAGTTTCCAAACTTAGAGACGGAATTTTGCCGCAGCCCTGTAGCTGGTTTGTGGGATCTGCGGGTCTTTGTGAGGTGGAAGTCCAGAGTATCCGGGTGGAGCTTGGTTACGTTTATCTTCAAGTAGGTGAACAGCGGCGCTTAGAGTCCTAGGCAGTTACTGCACTTACTTATATTTGTAATACTGTATGCTAGAttactagaaaaaaattactaGTTGCTTTTTTATAGTTTGTTTGGAATAATTTATCACTGAATtcgtattttaaaagtaattgccAGGAAGTGTGGGATAAAGAGGGGTTAAAGTCTTACAAAGTATTATTAAATAATCAGATTTGGGAGTTAGTGTCATATTAAATTACTCACATTTCTGGAAtatatttactcttttaaaataatttttatctcttATTATGCTCTAAGATTTATTGTTAACATCTTCAATATCTATTATCAAATAAGTAAAAACTACAATCGCCACTggaaattaattcatttttagaCTAAAAGACACCTATTGGAGATGATGGACACAGTTGTTTTATTTGGTTTAAACCAATCAATCTGTATAGTAAGCTTTCTGTAGGGTTGTTgccttttaattctctttttaaataccACTTTAATTACACATTAATAATGTTTTCAATGTAATATTGTGAAATTTTCCTATTTCaatagaaattacttgaaaaatataaatgaatatacaatgaagagcAAATTTCCACCAATGAGAGATGAttactttttaaagcaaattcagtTCACTTCTAAAGGTAGACATATATTATAAAGTTAATTCTTCCTTAGTTAGCACTTTGATCAAAAGAACCACAGAAGTAAGAAAAACATACTTATCATCAAGGAGTCAAAAAGTGCCAATGCAAGAATGAATGTCTCTTTTCTTCAGCAGTTTGTAAAGTGGCCATTAACTGAAGCAATTGCTAAGGGAAATCTAGCAAAAGCCTGATACAATGTATTACCCTCTTGTGTATGTACTTGTATGCACATAAGACTGGCAGTTTTGTCTAAAATTTGAAGAATTCCAGACTCCATCTTTCTCCTAGAGATACTAGAATGAATATAAGACTCTAGCTATATGATTTTAGGGCTGCAAAATAGACAGCTCAAAAATTATATAAGAGCAGTGTGTGTGAGAGGAGCAACAGAGGCCAAAACATTGTCTTTTCTTTGATGGAGGAGCATATAAAATGAGCATCAATACAGATTAATCCTGAAAAACCTATACTGCAAGTAAGGAGAACAACTTTAATCTCCTGATGAGCATAGTGAGCCTACTGGTAAGTAAAATGATTTTACATGAGCGCATGCAGACAGGAGTACAATAAATACAATTACAATGGATCCACCTACATAAAAATCCAGGTTAAGAACCTTATTCTAGGAGGCTTTGAAACCAAAGAGaagtaaatttaagaaacaaaatatcAGATTAGTATGAAAACCACAGCAGTTCAATCAATTAAGAGAAAAATCTAATTTTAGCTTAAATTCatctttaaagatttatttatatGACTGCCTACTTTTACATTTACAGTATGTCCAAGCTGAAAAAAGTCATATATTAACCAGTAAGAAGAAAAATTTAGGGAAAAATCTCATTAGCTTTAATGGGGCCACTATAACATTGCCCGACGTTTCCCTTGTAGACAAAACTACAGCCTCACTGCTTTGTAAATCTAAGCCTGGTAAGACATCACTAAAAGACACATAATTGCTCTGACTTCAACCTCCCTTGAAGAATGGTATGACAGCTTTTTGACTGCCTACAACATTCTTAAGACATTAGATCTAAAAATTGTTTACAGGCATACTTTGGAGATATTTagagttcagttccagaccaatACAATAAAGAGAATAGCTCAATAAAacaagtcacatttttttttgtttcccagtgcacGTAGAAGTTCTGTTTACATTACTGTAGTCAAGTAAGTGTGCAAAGGCactgtcttaaaaaaaagtacacaccttaattaaaaatacttcattgctaaaaaatgccaaCCTTCATCAGAAACTTCAGTGAGTTTCGGACATAATCTTTTTGCAAAAGCAAGAGCAAAAATCACTGTAGATCATGACaacaaattaataataatgaaaaagtttgaaatattttgagatttactaaagtatgacacagagacataaagtAAGTAAATACTGTTGGACAAATGATGCCAAAAGACTTGCTTGACTCAGgcttgccacaaaccttcaatatgcaaaaaaaaaaaaaaaagaaagaaatatctgTGATGTGCAATatagcaaagcacaataaaacagaGATATGCCCGTATTTTCCTGTGAATATGGAGAACTGTCTAGACCATAAGAAGGTTATACTTACAGGAAACTCACCTGATGGGAGGCTGACTCACTGGAATTACAAAGTGGAAATAAGGCCCCAGGAGAATCACCACAAAGGATGTCTTGTCCTGAACTCAACTGCTCATtgcatttcagaaaattaaacTCGGTCTTTCCAGTATGGGCAACGCACAGATTGTAGGAATAAGGTAAGGTTCCTTCACTGTAGTTGGGGGGAACCACAGGTCCAGACTTGACACAGAGACCAGGCTGAAAGCAGCCCCAGGAAGCGGGGCTGGAGGAGCGCCGCAGGTGTAAGGCAACTGCCAGAATCACCGCGAGGAGAAACAACACTGAGATCAAGGCCAAGGCCACTACCAGGTAAAACTGCAGCTCACCTTGGGAGTCAGAGGGCTCTGGGCGGTCACTGAGGTCAGGCAGCGCCTCCTGCAGGCTGTCCGCGAACACCAGGAGCAGCGTGGCGGTGGCCGAGAGGGGCGGCTGTCCCCCATCGCGCACTGCGACCAGCAGGCGCTGGCGGGCCGCGTCCCTGTCGCCCAAGGCCCGCGCCGTGCGCACCTCGCCCGTGCGCAGCCCCAGGCTGAAGAGTCCGGGCTCGCTGGCCTGCAGCACGTGGTAGGACAGCCAGGCGTTGTGCCCAGAGTCGGCGTCCACCGCCACCACCTTGGTGACCAGGTAGCCGGGCTGCGCGGCGCGCGGCACCGTGTCGAAGAGCGCAGAGCCGTCGGGCCCCAGCGCCGGGTACAGCACCCGGGGCGCGTTGTCGTTGCGGTCGCCCACCAGCACGCGCAGGCTCACGTTGGCGCTGAGCGCGGGCGAGCCGTGGTCGCGGGCCTGCAGCGTCAGCTCGAAGGCGCGCAGCTGCTCGTGGTCGAAGGCGCGCTGCGCGAACAGCACGCCGCTCTGCGCGCTCACGGACACGTAGGACGACAGCGCGCGCGGCTCCAGGTCGCCGGCCACGATGGAGTAGGACACGTGGCCGTTGGGCCCCAGGTCGGGGTCAGAGGCGCTGACTTGGGCGATGGAGGCTCCAGGCGGGTTGTTCTCTGCTACGTGGACCGCGTAGGAGGCCTGTTCGAAAACTGGCATGTTGTCGTTTATATCACCGATGTGTAGGGTGATGCTTGAGCTGGAGGAAAGGGGTGGCTTACCTCTGTCGGTGGCTGTGATGGTGATGTTATACTCAGGGGTCTGCTCACGGTCTAGAACTCCATCTGTCACTAATTTATACGTGTTTCTTGAAGAAGTGAGTATTTTAAATGGAACACTACCTTCCAATTTACAAATGACTTCTCCATTGTATCCGGAATCCTTGTCACGGATTTTGAGCAAAGCAATGTGTGTTCCCAGCTTGGTGTCCTCCATAATAAGATCTGGTAGAGACTGGAATATTACTTCTGGGACATTGTCATTTATGTCTAGGATTTCTATCTCCACAGTACACTGAGCAATCATTCCTCCACCGTCCCTTGCTTCCAAAACTATGGAATATTCTCTGACTTCTTCAAAATCTAATGTATTTAGAACAATAATTTCCCCAGTATTAGGATTCAGGTCAAACTGGCTAATCTGAGCTGCTTCAGTGAAAGAGAAGGTGATCTCAGCATTGACACCCTCGTCTTGGTCTGTGGCCATCACTCGAAGCACAGTGGTGCCTGGGAACACGTTTTCTGGAAGCTCCACCCTGTATAGTTCTTGGCTGAACATTGGAGGGTTATCGTTGGCATCAGTAACTAGGACCTGTATCTGTGCAGTGCTGCTTAGAGGTGGATCTCCAAAGTCCAAGGCAGTCAAGGTCAAGTGGTAGGACTTCTGCTCTTCTCGGTCTAAAGGCATCTTCAGTACCAGCTCAGGGTATTTACTACCATCTAATTTCTCTTTAATCATGAGTGAGAAATGATCATCAGGACTGAGCTGGTAATTCTGTAGTGAGTTGGTACCAATATCTGCATCCTGGGCAGATCCTAAGATAAATCGTGCCCCGGGCTTTGTAGACTCACTTATTTGTAGCTCAAAGGAACTTTGCGTGAATTTTGGCGTGTGGTCATTAACATCCTCAATCTCCACATTCACGTGATAAAAGTTCAATGGATTTTCAGCGACAGCCTCAAATTCCAGAGCACAAGCTGGCTTCTTCCCGCAGATCTGCTCCCGGTCTAGCCTGCTGCTCACAAGTAACTCCCCGCTCTCTGCGCTCACAGTGAAGTAAGGCTTCTCCGAACTGACGCGCAATTTCCGAGTCGGTAACTCATGGACACTGAGTCTCAGGTCCTTGGCGAGGTTCCCCACCACCGACCCCTCGGGCAACTCCTCGGGAATCCTGTAGCGGATCTGCTCAGAGAGCGCCAGGCAGAACAAAGACAGTAGGAAGGGAAACAGCACTGGCCGCCTCTCAGCCCAGCTTCTCTCCCCAGCGCCGCTCCCCATCCCTCTTGCTCCCCTCAGTTTGCTCACCGGCCTGGAGACGCCGGGTTACAGATAATCTCTGTGTTGCAGTCGTCCGGAGCTCCGAACAGCTTTATTTCTGGCTTGGGGGTCAGGCAGGGTTTCTTGCTTTCCAGAGGAGGAAGCGGTGGAATGGCTCAATGTTAGCGAGTCTGAGCTGGGGAAAGTGCGCTGCGGCTGCGCGAGGAGGCCAGCACCGAGCTCTCCACTTTGGCCAACAGCGGCGCCCAGAGTCCGCACTAGGAAACTGCAGCCCCTGCTGCTTCAGTTTAACCAGCTACCATAATTATTATCGCATGCCCGCTGAACGAACTTTTTTAGATGTctgtataattaataatatttaatttgtattattaGAAAAGTCATTACGCCAACTTCCCACGTTTTTCGGTAAATCAGGTAGACTTAATATATAAACATCTATATCTTGACATAATTATTCCCCAATCTTAAAATCGGGACCGTAATGGAATGTTAACTATAACAGAGATTTAGCCTAAATGATCTAAGGAATATAATGGATAAAATTTTATCCATCTTTCCTTGTCccttttcccttatttttctttacttttctgccCTTCCATGCTAATTCATTTCAGTTTTTCAGAGAGCATCAGGAATGCTGAAATTATACCTTTTAAAAGGGCACAATTTATACTTACCTCCAAACACTTCTCTTCttccaaaataattttcttgatttctttataGTAACATTAgttgattttcatttccatgaTCTCACTTAAGGAAATGATGCAGCCTTTTAGAAAAGAAGCTATCCTTCTCCTTCCCACCACATAATTATTTTCCCAGGTAAGAAGTATAACATGAATCTTCAAGACTACCAGGGGGATAATATTTTGCCTTGCAATACAAAGTCACTAACCATGGTCTACTGCACTGAGGCATTTGTTCCCACTTCTGTACTTACCACATCCCATAATGACCTCAGTTGAAGGACATAGCCCCTAGAAAGTTTATTTGCAATAGTTCACTGAGCTTAGTGATGTATTccctttgtttaaaaatatttttaagcacttaataaatttgGTTAGGgggttctttttcaaaataactgATAGCCACATTTCTGCCTCACAAAGTGTAAGTAACACTGTCCTCTCCCCAAGTATTATACATCTGAACACTGCAGAAGGTATGACATGTACCCCAACATGATTGCACAGACCTTTATATGCAAAATGCCACCTAACACAATACGATGCTAGAAAAGTATGCTTTTAATTAATACTTAAAAGATCCCAGTAAACAAGGTTACCTTGTGATCAACTACTTCGTGATACTAATCAACTGATGTATCAAGTTTTACTCAAAATGTTATACAACAAGTATACAAGTAGTTAACTCCTGATTGGATTATTTCTAACTGAATTATTCAGCAACTCCAATAAGTAAATTTCACTATTAGTAGTGTATGAGATACCTATTTCACAAAGCCAGCATCCCAAATCACACTTGGAGAGCCAATATACACACTTCATATGACTGCCCCACTAAAACAGCACAttgaaatttggggaaaaaacatGCAATGGCCTATTTCATAAATGTTAGTTATAACACtagaaatgacattttatttgatgtcatattttattgGTTTTGGACAATGACCTTTAGTGCAGCATTAGACTCCATGTCTGTCATTGATAAAGATCTTAGTGAAgctacacacagacacatttcATTCTTTAGGCATCAATCTAATCTTCTACCAGAAACTGATGTTAATAGATTATTTTGGTTTAAATAGGTCAAGAGCCACTGAGAATTTCAAGGCCACCAAGTGGACATACATGGAATCAGAAGCAGgggcacaggaaaaaaaaaacaacttaaagaACCTTCTATAGATCTGATCTAAAGAGAATCCTGAGAAGGCCACCTCTTGCTCACCTTGTGCAGTGAAAAACACATAATAATtcattctcatttataaaatatatgaattaaGAACACTGTGTGGAACATAAGTAGAAGGTATAAAAATGGGATAATCCGCTATTCATGATCTTGTCCATACACTTTCACTATGAATGAATATGATACCAAAACCTATGTCAGTAAGTGTTCCATGTTAAAGAATCACTGCTGAAATAAACCATTAATCTTGCCTTACCACGCGATAGGTTTTTTTTTACCccattttcaaatcacttatttcGCAAAACAAAGACATTTGCACAAAATATAATTCTTTGAGGATGTAAAGATAAATGAATGCTTGAACTCACCTGAATATTTTGGGTTCCATCCTTATATTCCTGAAAATCTACGGATGTTAACAAAGGATCCTTTTTCTCATAGCTCTCCTGGCTGATGAGCGTGTCCGCATAGTTGGGCTGAGGGAAGATCACGTGACTCTTCCGCGAGTCCGCGGTGAGAGACACCTCGTGGGAATAGGTCTGCAGGAAAGCCCGCACCCCGTCCATGCCCACAAACTGAGAGGCGGGTACGCCCGCCAGTCCGCCTCCTGAAGCCTGCAGCACGCGCGACGTGTGCCAGCGCCTCAGCCTGAGCGCCAGCAGCATGATGACAAAGGCCAGGAAGACACAGGAGACCGCGGCCACAGCCACCACCAGATACAGCGTGAGGCCTGAAGCATCAGAGTCCTGTGGGACTTCCAGGCTGCCCAAGTCAGCCAGGACATCTGGGATGCTGTCAGCCACAGCCACCGTGAGCGTGACGGTGGCAGAGAGAGGGGGCTGCCCATGGTCCTGCACTGCCACCACCAGGCTCTGCTTGAGCGCATCTCTGTCCAGCAGGGCCCGCGCTGTGCGCACCTCGCCCGTGTGCAGCCCCACCGCGAAGAGCCCTGGCTCACTGGCCTTGAGCAGGCGGTAGGACAGCCAGGCGTTCTGGCCTGAGTCTCTGTCCACTGCCACCACCTTGGTCACCAGGTAGCCGGGCTCTGCAGAGCGAGGTGCCAGCTCCACCCCCGTGGAACCGTCAGTGGGGAAGGTGGGATACAGAATCTCAGGTGTGTTGTCATTCTGGTCCAGCACGAATATGCTCAGTGACACATTACTGCTGAGTGGTGGGTCCCCACTGTCACTTGCAGTCACTCTCAACTGCAGGTCACGGAACTGCTCATAGTCGAAGGAGTGCAATGCATATAGGATGCCGGTGTCAGAGTTGATGGAGATGTAGGAAGAGATGGGTACCCCTTGGATGGTGTCCTCAGACAGTGAGTACGTGACACGGGCATTCTCATCGCTGTCAGGATCGTGTGCAGTCACAGAGAAGATGgaggcgcctctggggttgtttTCAGGGATGTAGACAGAGTAGGAGGAGTGGAGGAAGGCAGGTGGGTTGTCATTGGTGTCTGCCACACTCATGGAGATGTGAATTTCCATGGATAAGGGTGGTGTTCCACTAT
Proteins encoded:
- the LOC102540146 gene encoding protocadherin gamma-A8 isoform X12, with amino-acid sequence MAAGKNYRGCSGLVLLCALLGNLGEMGRGQIHYSVPEESDKGSFVGDISKDLGLESQELTKHGVRIVSRGRTQLFALNARSGSLVTAGRIDREELCAQSAPCLVNINILVEDKGTLWGIEIEITDINDNSPKFQVENLEVKVNEISAPGTRYPLPEAVDPDVGLNSLQNYQLSSNHHFSLDVQTGDDGTMNPELVLERALDREEEAAHHLVLIASDGGKPPRSGTVHIQVTVLDTNDNAPVFAQPIYRVKVPENVPPGTLLLTVSASDPDEGTNGEVAYKFWKISEKQSPLFQLNEDTGEISTAKSLDYEECAFYEMEIQAEDVGALLGRTKVLISVEDVNDNRPEVTITSLFSPVLENTLPGTIIAFLSVHDRDSGKNGQVVCYTPDHLPFQLEKSIDNYYRLVTCKYLDREKVSMYNITVMASDLGTPPLSTETHIALHVADINDNPPTFPHASYSAYIPENNPRGASIFSVTAHDPDNGNNAQVTYSLTKDTIMGAPLSSYVSINSDTGVLYALRSFDYEQIRDLQLLVTASDSGDPPLSSNVSLSLFILDQNDNAPDILYPVLPTDGSTGVELAPRSAEPGYLVTKVVAVDRDSGQNAWLSYRLLKASEPGLFAVGLHTGEVRTARALLDRDALKQSLVVAVQDHGQPPLSATVLLTIAVADSIPDVLADLGSIRTPANSDDADLTLYLVVAVAVVSCIFLAFVIVLLALRLWRWHKSSLLQASSSELAGLPASGFVGVEGVQAFLKTYSHEVSLTSDSRSHVIFPQPNYADTLISQESCEKNDSLLTSLHFHESRDEAASVKQAPPNTDWRFSQAQRPGTSGSQNGDETGTWPNNQFDTEMLQAMILASASEAADGSSTLGGGAGTMGLSARYGPQFTLQHVPDYRQNVYIPGSNATLTNAAGKRDGKTPASGNGNKKKSGKKEKK
- the LOC102540146 gene encoding protocadherin gamma-B4 isoform X19, encoding MGSGAGERSWAERRPVLFPFLLSLFCLALSEQIRYRIPEELPEGSVVGNLAKDLRLSVHELPTRKLRVSSEKPYFTVSAESGELLVSSRLDREQICGKKPACALEFEAVAENPLNFYHVNVEIEDVNDHTPKFTQSSFELQISESTKPGARFILGSAQDADIGTNSLQNYQLSPDDHFSLMIKEKLDGSKYPELVLKMPLDREEQKSYHLTLTALDFGDPPLSSTAQIQVLVTDANDNPPMFSQELYRVELPENVFPGTTVLRVMATDQDEGVNAEITFSFTEAAQISQFDLNPNTGEIIVLNTLDFEEVREYSIVLEARDGGGMIAQCTVEIEILDINDNVPEVIFQSLPDLIMEDTKLGTHIALLKIRDKDSGYNGEVICKLEGSVPFKILTSSRNTYKLVTDGVLDREQTPEYNITITATDRGKPPLSSSSSITLHIGDINDNMPVFEQASYAVHVAENNPPGASIAQVSASDPDLGPNGHVSYSIVAGDLEPRALSSYVSVSAQSGVLFAQRAFDHEQLRAFELTLQARDHGSPALSANVSLRVLVGDRNDNAPRVLYPALGPDGSALFDTVPRAAQPGYLVTKVVAVDADSGHNAWLSYHVLQASEPGLFSLGLRTGEVRTARALGDRDAARQRLLVAVRDGGQPPLSATATLLLVFADSLQEALPDLSDRPEPSDSQGELQFYLVVALALISVLFLLAVILAVALHLRRSSSPASWGCFQPGLCVKSGPVVPPNYSEGTLPYSYNLCVAHTGKTEFNFLKCNEQLSSGQDILCGDSPGALFPLCNSSESASHQQAPPNTDWRFSQAQRPGTSGSQNGDETGTWPNNQFDTEMLQAMILASASEAADGSSTLGGGAGTMGLSARYGPQFTLQHVPDYRQNVYIPGSNATLTNAAGKRDGKTPASGNGNKKKSGKKEKK